Proteins from a single region of Nerophis ophidion isolate RoL-2023_Sa linkage group LG08, RoL_Noph_v1.0, whole genome shotgun sequence:
- the LOC133558091 gene encoding sodium-dependent neutral amino acid transporter B(0)AT2-like, whose amino-acid sequence MEKQLAEAEANHRENHQSASEPTARAGWNSKIEYFLAQVGFSVGLGNVWRFPYYCHQNGGGSFLLLYVVLMLVVGTPLFFLELAAGQAIRQGSIGVWKYISPRLVGIGYSSCVVCFFVALYYNVILAWSLFYLGNSFQSPLPWTKCPEQGHNLTVTECEASSPTSYFWYRKALDITDSISETGTFNPYIIGCLLAAWTIVCLGMIKGIKSSVKVMYFSSIFPYVVLFCFLVRGFLLDGALEGITHMFYPKLEIWADIQVWRQAATQVFFALGLGFGSIIAYSSYNPKNNNCHRDAFTVSLINFLTSVLATLVVFAVLGFRAASECIESNMKLLSEQIRSGSVDPNMMPSFDYSKPRSVTLEVYRSWFKQHGEHIAGNLTGCNLEKEMQKGVEGTGLAFIAFTEAISLLPGSPFWSALFFLMLLNLGLSTMFGTMEGILAPLTDRFKTLANNKTKLTIFTCVIGFLIGLLFTQRCGNYFVMMFDDYSATLPLIIVVVFETFSVSWLYGADRFLDDIEGMLGWRPNVIYKYLWKYICLLAMLGLLVATSVRMCIERPTYLAWTQETASEMKVPYPDWALAVLALLIIFAMLPVPVGLIYTLLQDRMKGHLDDTKPGQYSIVNTEDRFETPMTELSGMSQPNGDASSY is encoded by the exons atgGAGAAGCAACTCGCTGAGGCAGAAGCCAACCATCGAGAAAATCACCAAAGCGCTTCTGAGCCTACAGCCCGAGCAGGTTGGAACAGTAAAATCGAGTATTTTTTGGCGCAGGTGGGATTCAGCGTCGGGCTTGGGAACGTCTGGAGGTTTCCATATTATTGCCATCAGAATGGAGGCG GATCGTTTTTGTTGCTCTATGTGGTGTTGATGCTGGTTGTAGGCACGCCATTGTTTTTCCTGGAGCTGGCAGCCGGTCAGGCGATCCGACAGGGAAGCATCGGAGTCTGGAAGTACATCTCACCCAGACTAGTTGGGATCGGATACTCCAGCTGTGTG GTGTGCTTCTTTGTGGCTCTCTATTACAACGTAATCCTCGCATGGAGCCTCTTTTATCTTGGCAACTCCTTCCAGAGCCCTTTACCTTGGACAAAGTGTCCAGAGCAGGGGCATAATCTAACAG TTACGGAATGTGAAGCAAGCTCGCCTACCTCATATTTTTGGTACCGTAAAGCTTTGGATATCACCGACTCCATCAGCGAGACAGGCACTTTCAACCCGTACATTATTGGCTGTCTGCTGGCAGCATGGACCATTGTGTGCCTGGGAATGATCAAGGGAATCAAGAGCTCTGTCAAG GTGATGTATTTCTCCTCCATCTTCCCCTACGTGGTGCTCTTCTGCTTCCTTGTGCGGGGTTTTCTACTTGATGGTGCCCTGGAAGGCATCACCCACATGTTCTACCCCAAG CTGGAGATCTGGGCAGACATTCAGGTGTGGCGGCAGGCAGCCACGCAGGTTTTCTTCGCTCTGGGTTTGGGCTTCGGATCCATTATTGCCTACTCCTCCTACAATCCCAAGAACAACAACTGCCACCGTGATGCCTTCACTGTCTCCTTGATAAACTTCCTCACATCCGTGCTGGCTACGCTGGTGGTGTTTGCTGTGCTTGGCTTTCGCGCAGCTTCAGAATGTATTGAGAG TAATATGAAGCTGCTGTCAGAGCAGATCCGGAGCGGTTCTGTGGACCCAAACATGATGCCAAGCTTTGACTACTCTAAACCTCGTTCTGTTACCCTGGAGGTTTACAGGAGCTGGTTCAAACAACATGGAGAACATATCGCTGGAAATTTGACTGGCTGCAACCTGGAAAAGGAAATGCAGAAG GGCGTGGAAGGAACCGGCCTCGCTTTCATAGCTTTCACAGAGGCCATTTCTTTGTTGCCTGGCAGCCCTTTCTGGTCAGCCCTCTTCTTCCTCATGCTGCTCAACTTGGGCCTCAGCACCATGTTCGGCACCATGGAAGGCATCCTCGCCCCACTCACCGATCGCTTCAAGACTCTGGCAAACAACAAGACCAAACTCACAA TTTTTACCTGCGTCATCGGCTTCCTAATTGGCCTGCTCTTCACTCAACGCTGTGGAAACTACTTTGTCATGATGTTTGACGACTACTCTGCCACCTTGCCTCTCATCATCGTGGTGGTATTTGAGACCTTCAGCGTGTCTTGGCTATATGGAGCTGACCG attcctggatgacatCGAGGGGATGCTAGGCTGGCGCCCTAATGTGATCTACAAGTACTTGTGGAAGTACATCTGTCTGCTGGCCATGTTGGGACTGCTGGTGGCCACCAGCGTGCGCATGTGCATCGAAAGACCAACTTATTTGGCGTGGACGCAAGAGACG GCTTCTGAGATGAAGGTACCATACCCAGACTGGGCTCTAGCTGTCCTAGCTTTGCTCATCATATTCGCCATGTTGCCTGTCCCCGTGGGCTTGATCTACACTCTTCTGCAAGACAGAATGAAGGGACACTTAGATGATACAAAGCCTGGTCAGTACAGTATTGTTAACACTGAGGACAGGTTTGAAACCCCAATGACGGAATTGTCAGGCATGAGCCAACCCAACGGAGATGCAAGCTCTTACTGA